The following proteins come from a genomic window of Parambassis ranga chromosome 4, fParRan2.1, whole genome shotgun sequence:
- the kif1aa gene encoding kinesin-like protein KIF1A isoform X3: protein MAGASVKVAVRVRPFNSREIGKESKCIIQMSGNTTTIINPKQAKDNKSFNFDYSYWSHTSPEDVNYASQMRVYQDIGEEMLLHAFEGYNVCIFAYGQTGAGKSYTMMGKQDVKDQKGIIPLLCEDLFTKINDNTDNSMSYSVEVSYMEIYCERVRDLLNPKNKGNLRVREHPLMGPYVEDLSKLAVTSYNDIQDLMDSGNKARTVAATNMNETSSRSHAVFNIIFTQKRHDAETDNTSEKVSKISLVDLAGSERADSTGAKGTRLKEGANINKSLTTLGKVISALAEVDSGPNKNKKKKKVESFIPYRDSVLTWLLRENLGGNSRTAMVAALSPADINYDETLSTLRYADRAKQIRCNAVINEDPNNRLVRELKEEVSRLKDLLYAQGLGDIIETYRASGADIEGLKLTNAMTGMSPSPSLSALSSRAGSIASLHDRIMFSPGSEEAIERLKETEKIIAELNETWEEKLRRTEAIRMEREALLAEMGVAMREDGGTVGVFSPKKTPHLVNLNEDPLMSECLLYYIKDGITRVGRLDASSRQDIVLSGHFIQDEHCTFTSSVGPMGETVVLEPCEGAETYVNGKRVTEPTILKSGNRIILGKSHVFRFNHPVQARAERERTPCAETPSEPVDWAFAQRELLEKQGIDMKQEMEQRLQELEDQYRKEREEANNLLEQQRLDYESKLEALQKQVDRYYPEAPEEDEELEEEVQWTERERELAVWSFRKWRCYQFTSLRDLLWGNAIFLKEANAISVELKKKVQFQFVLLTDTLYSPLPPDLLPPEATKDREKRHFPCTIVAVEVQDQKNGATHYWTLEKLRQRLDLMREMYDRAADVPNTTTEDCENVMTGGDPFYDRFPWFRLVGRNPIFNTCMSERMSDPTPSPTLSNSEITELADSQREGRGEEEEFEELEDLDDDIFLDDPCSELGGEDDDDDDDDDDDDDEGEFCRGSSEGQDPFYDRSPLFSVVGRAFVYLSNLLYPVPLVHRVAIVSEKGEVKGFLRVAVQAISADEEAPDYGSGVRQSGTAKISFEDQQYEKFQSESCSVGLSRTGISQEELRIVEGEGQNAEMGPSADEVNNNTCAAGGDEQENPLKAGLDGVLDGALEHLRIGNVFTFRVTVLQASSISAEYADIFCQFNFIHRHDEAFSTEPLKNTGRGPPLGFYHVQNIAVEVTKSFVDYIKSQPIVFEVFGHYQKQPFLPLCKDVISPLRPCRRQFPRVMPLSKPVPATKLTAMTRPQAGPCHCKYDLMVFFEICELEANGDYIPAVVDHRGGMPCHGTFLLHQGLQRRIAVTIVHESGGDMVWKDIRELVVGRLRNTPEVDETIIDPNILSLNILSAGYVRPMLDDRQFLDSDMPRTFFRFEAAWDSSMHNSLLLNRVTPFGEKIYMTLSAYLEMENCTQPAVITKDVCMVFYSRDTKLSASRSIRNLFGTGSLRAADGNRVTGVYEVSLCNLADAGSPGMQRRRRRVLDTSVAYVRGEENLAGWRPRSDSLILDHQWELEKLSLLQDVEKTKHYLLLREKLESTLLLGQESLQSCVTDELSESPHPAEVDPEASSSSEITSERQRELAAKCLRLLTHSFNREYSHVCVSASESKISEMSITTLRDSTSISALNTITPSSTCPSLVEGCYSNVELRPPTPRSCAVSPAPDTPQEAKKSVNGASENKPRSRRFVPDIQEIRVSPIVSKKGYIHFLEPHTNGWVKRYVVVRRPYVYIYNSERDTVERAILNLSSAQVEYSEDQQAMLKTPNTFAVCTKHRGILLQATNDKEMHDWLYAFNPLLAGTIRSKLSRRRAGPMRM from the exons ATGGCAGGGGCCTCAGTGAAGGTAGCAGTGCGGGTCCGCCCCTTCAATTCACGAGAGATTGGAAAAGAAAGCAAATGCATCATTCAGATGTCTGGAAACACTACCA CCATCATCAACCCCAAGCAGGCCAAAGACAACAAGAGTTTCAACTTTGATTACTCCTACTGGTCCCACACCTCG CCTGAGGATGTCAATTATGCCTCTCAGATGCGAGTGTACCAAGACATCGGAGAGGAAATGTTGCTTCATGCCTTTGAAGGCTACAACGTCTGCATCTTTGCCTATGGTCAGACAGGAGCTGGCAAGTCTTATACTATGATGGGGAAACAGGATGTTAAGGATCAAAAAGGAATCATTCCCTTG CTGTGTGAAGATCTTTTCACTAAGATTAATGataacacagacaacagcatgTCTTACTCTGTAGAG GTAAGCTATATGGAAATCTACTGTGAACGTGTGCGGGACCTGCTGAACCCCAAAAACAAAGGGAACCTGCGTGTGCGAGAGCATCCTCTTATGGGGCCTTATGTGGAGGACCTGTCCAAGCTGGCTGTTACTTCCTACAATGACATCCAGGACTTGATGGACTCTGGCAATAAGGCCAG GACTGTGGCTGCCACCAACATGAATGAGACAAGCAGTCGCTCTCATGCTGTATTCAACATCATATTCACACAGAAACGGCATGATGCAGAGACTGACAACACCTCTGAGAAG GTTAGCAAAATAAGTTTGGTGGATTTGGCTGGCAGTGAGAGGGCAGATTCTACTGGAGCCAAAGGAACCAGGCTCAAG GAAGGAGCAAATATCAACAAATCTCTAACCACTCTTGGGAAGGTCATCTCTGCTTTGGCAGAAGTG GATTCAGGCCCAAATAAG aataaaaagaagaagaaagtggaaAGCTTCATTCCCTATAGAGATTCAGTTTTGACTTGGTTACTAAGAGAAAATCTAG GTGGGAATTCTCGAACTGCAATGGTTGCTGCCCTGAGCCCAGCTGACATCAACTACGATGAGACTCTCAGCACACTCAG GTACGCTGACCGCGCCAAACAGATTCGCTGTAACGCTGTCATTAACGAGGATCCCAACAACCGATTGGTGCGtgagctgaaggaggaggtgtCTCGCCTGAAGGACCTCCTTTATGCCCAGGGTCTAGGCGACATCATTGAGA CATATCGGGCGTCTGGTGCTGATATAGAgggtttgaaat TGACCAATGCCATGACGGGGATGAGtccctctccgtctctctcagCCTTGTCCAGCCGTGCCGGATCTATTGCCAGTCTTCATGACCGCATCATGTTCAGCCCAGGCAGCGAAGAGGCCATCGAGAGGCTGAAG GAAACAGAAAAAATCATTGCTGAACTCAACGAGACCTGGGAAGAGAAACTTCGGAGAACAGAAGCCATTAGAATGGAAAG AGAGGCTTTGCTGGCAGAAATGGGTGTAGCAATGCGAGAAGATGGTGGCACAGTTGGTGTGTTTTCTCCTAAGAAG ACGCCTCATTTAGTGAACCTCAACGAGGATCCTCTGATGTCTGAGTGCCTGCTGTACTACATAAAAGATGGGATTACCAG GGTTGGTCGTTTAGATGCCAGCAGTCGACAGGATATTGTCCTCAGTGGCCACTTCATTCAAGATGAGCACTGTACCTTTACCAGCTCTGTTGGTCCAATGGGAGAAA CAGTTGTCTTAGAGCCGTGTGAAGGAGCTGAGACATATGTCAATGGAAAGAGAGTGACAGAACCTACCATTCTTAAATCAG GAAATCGTATCATCCTGGGGAAGAGCCATGTGTTCCGGTTCAACCATCCTGTGCAGGCTCGGGCTGAGAGGGAGCGGACCCCCTGTGCTGAAACCCCCTCTGAGCCAGTGGACTGGGCTTTTGCTCAAAGGGAGTTGCTGGAGAAACAGGGGATTGACATGAAACAAGAAATGGAACAGAG aCTGCAGGAGTTGGAAGACCAGTAtcgcaaagagagagaggaggccaaCAATCTTCTGGAACAGCAAAGACTG GATTATGAGAGCAAGCTGGAAGCTCTTCAGAAGCAAGTTGATCGTTATTACCCAGAAGCCccagaagaagatgaggaaCTAGAGGAGGAAg TGCAATGGACAGAAAGGGAAAGAGAGCTGGCTGTGTGGAGCTTCCGGAAGTGGAGGTGCTACCAGTTCACATCGCTCCGCGACCTGCTCTGGGGGAATGCCATCTTCTTAAAGGAGGCCAACGCCATCAGTGTTGAACTCAAAAAGAAG GTCCAGTTCCAGTTTGTCCTGCTTACAGACACTCTCTACTCCCCTCTGCCTCCTGATTTGTTGCCCCCAGAGGCGACTAAAGACAGAGAAAAGCGGCATTTCCCATGCACCATTGTAGCTGTGGAGGTACAAGATCAGAAGAATGGAGCCACTCACTACTGGACATTAGAAAAACTAAG GCAGAGGCTTGATCTCATGAGAGAGATGTATGACCGTGCTGCTGATGTGCCCAACACCACCACTGAGGACTGTGAAAACGTGATGACAGGAGGCGACCCCTTTTATGATCGCTTTCCGTGGTTCCGCCTAGTTGGCAG AAACCCCATTTTCAACACATGCATGAGCGAGCGCATGAGTGACCCTACCCCATCCCCGACCCTTTCCAACTCTGAAATTACTGAGCTGGCTGACTCACAGCGGGAGGGtcgaggggaggaggaggaatttgAGGAATTGGAGGACTTGGACGATGATATCTTTTTGGACGATCCGTGCTCGGAGCTCGGgggagaggatgatgatgatgatgatgatgatgatgatgatgatgatgagggagagtTCTGCCGAGGCTCCAGCGAAGGCCAGGATCCCTTTTACGACCGCTCACCATTATTCAGTGTAGTGGGAAG GGCCTTTGTTTATCTGAGTAACCTGCTCTACCCAGTTCCTCTTGTTCACCGCGTGGCCATCGTCAGTGAGAAGGGAGAAGTAAAAGGCTTCCTCCGAGTGGCAGTACAGGCAATATCAG CTGATGAGGAAGCTCCAGATTATGGCTCAGGAGTGAGGCAGTCAGGGACTGCCAAAATCTCATTTGAGGATCAGCAATATGAAAAG TTCCAGTCAGAGTCCTGCTCTGTAGGACTGTCCCGCACAGGGATTTCACAGGAGGAGCTTCGAATTGTggagggagagggacagaatGCAGAAATGGGGCCCTCAGCGGATGaagtcaacaacaacacatgtgcGG CTGGTGGAGATGAGCAGGAGAATCCACTGAAAGCTGGTCTCGATGGTGTTCTGGATGGAGCTCTGGAGCACCTCAGGATTGGTAATGTGTTTACCTTCAGGGTGACTGTCCTGCAGGCCTCCAGCATTTCTGCAGAGTATGCTGACATCTTCTGCCAGTTTAA TTTCATTCACCGCCACGATGAAGCCTTTTCCACTGAACCTCTAAAAAACACAGGCCGTGGCCCTCCTCTTGGCTTCTACCATGTGCAGAAT ATTGCTGTTGAAGTCACCAAATCCTTTGTTGACTACATCAAGAGTCAGCCAATTGTGTTTGAGGTGTTTGGACACTACCAGAAGCAGCCTTTTCTTCCCCTCTGTAAAGATGTCATCAG TCCACTACGCCCCTGCAGAAGACAGTTTCCACGAGTGATGCCTTTGTCAAAACCAG TACCTGCCACCAAGCTGACGGCCATGACTCGTCCACAGGCTGGACCCTGCCACTGTAAATATGATCTCATGGTATTCTTCGAGATCTGTGAGCTGGAGGCCAATGGAGA CTACATCCCTGCAGTGGTGGACCACAGAGGAGGAATGCCTTGCCATGGCACATTTCTTCTGCACCAG GGTCTTCAGAGAAGGATCGCTGTTACTATTGTACATGAATCAGGAGGGGACATGGTATGGAAAGATATCCGTGAGCTTGTTGTGG GACGTCTGCGTAACACCCCAGAAGTTGATGAAACCATCATTGACCCTAATATCCTCTCTCTAAACATCTTATCTGCTGGGTATGTCAGGCCCATGCTTGATGACAG ACAGTTTCTTGATTCGGACATGCCTAG GACCTTCTTTCGCTTCGAGGCTGCGTGGGATAGCTCCATGCACAACTCCCTGCTACTAAATCGAGTCACTCCATTTGGAGAGAAGATCTACATGACCCTCTCAGCCTACTTGGAG ATGGAGAACTGCACACAGCCTGCAGTCATAACCAAAGATGTTTGCATGGTCTTCTACTCTCGAGACACAAAACTCTCAGCTTCGCGGTCCATCCGCAACCTTTTTGGTACTGGGAGCCTGAGGGCAGCAGATGG AAATCGTGTAACTGGAGTTTATGAGGTCAGCCTATGTAACCTGGCAGATGCAGGAAGCCCAG GAATGCAAAGGAGACGCAGGCGGGTGCTGGACACCTCTGTGGCCTACGTCCGAGGGGAAGAGAACCTAGCTGGGTGGAGGCCTCGTAGTGACAGCCTCATTCTGGACCATCAGTGGGAGCTGGAGAAACTCAGCCTCCTCCAAGAC GTCGAGAAAACCAAACATTATCTTCTTCTGAGGGAGAAACTTGAATCCACCCTGCTCCTGGGCCAGGAGTCCCTTCAGTCCTGTGTCACTGATGAGCTGAGTGAGTCTCCTCACCCCGCTGAGGTGGACCCAGAGGCTAGCTCCAGCTCTGAAATCACCAGTGAGAGGCAAAGAGAACTTGCAGCCAAG TGTTTGCGGCTGCTCACTCACTCCTTTAACAGAGAATACAGCCATGTCTGTGTCAGCGCCAGTGAAAGCAAG ATCTCTGAGATGTCCATCACAACTCTAAGAGACTCCACTTCAATCTCAGCTCTTAACACAATCACACCCTCCTCAACATGCCCTTCACTTGTTGAGGGTTGCTATAGCAATGTTGAACTCAG ACCACCTACTCCTCGCTCCTGTGCTGTCAGCCCCGCTCCTGACACACCACAGGAGGCAAAGAAATCCGTCAATGGAGCATCTGAAAATAAACCACGGAGCCGCAGATTTGTCCCCGATATCCAGGAGATTAGGGTCAG CCCTATTGTATCAAAGAAGGGTTACATACATTTCTTAGAACCACACACCAACGGATGGGTGAAGCGTTACGTGGTTGTCCGACGGCCGTATGTCTACATCTACAactcagagagagacacagtggAGCGGGCTATTCTCAACCTGTCCTCCGCCCAGGTGGAGTACAGTGAGGACCAGCAAGCAATGCTGAAG ACCCCAAACACATTTGCTGTGTGCACAAAACATCGTGGAATTTTGCTTCAAGCCACCAATGACAAAGAGATGCATGACTGGCTATATGCATTTAATCCTCTCCTTGCTGGAACGATCAG GTCAAAGCTGTCAAGAAGACGAGCTGGACCGATGAGGATGTGA
- the kif1aa gene encoding kinesin-like protein KIF1A isoform X1, which translates to MAGASVKVAVRVRPFNSREIGKESKCIIQMSGNTTTIINPKQAKDNKSFNFDYSYWSHTSPEDVNYASQMRVYQDIGEEMLLHAFEGYNVCIFAYGQTGAGKSYTMMGKQDVKDQKGIIPLLCEDLFTKINDNTDNSMSYSVEVSYMEIYCERVRDLLNPKNKGNLRVREHPLMGPYVEDLSKLAVTSYNDIQDLMDSGNKARTVAATNMNETSSRSHAVFNIIFTQKRHDAETDNTSEKVSKISLVDLAGSERADSTGAKGTRLKEGANINKSLTTLGKVISALAEVDSGPNKNKKKKKVESFIPYRDSVLTWLLRENLGGNSRTAMVAALSPADINYDETLSTLRYADRAKQIRCNAVINEDPNNRLVRELKEEVSRLKDLLYAQGLGDIIETYRASGADIEGLKLTNAMTGMSPSPSLSALSSRAGSIASLHDRIMFSPGSEEAIERLKETEKIIAELNETWEEKLRRTEAIRMEREALLAEMGVAMREDGGTVGVFSPKKTPHLVNLNEDPLMSECLLYYIKDGITRVGRLDASSRQDIVLSGHFIQDEHCTFTSSVGPMGETVVLEPCEGAETYVNGKRVTEPTILKSGNRIILGKSHVFRFNHPVQARAERERTPCAETPSEPVDWAFAQRELLEKQGIDMKQEMEQRLQELEDQYRKEREEANNLLEQQRLDYESKLEALQKQVDRYYPEAPEEDEELEEEVQWTERERELAVWSFRKWRCYQFTSLRDLLWGNAIFLKEANAISVELKKKVQFQFVLLTDTLYSPLPPDLLPPEATKDREKRHFPCTIVAVEVQDQKNGATHYWTLEKLRQRLDLMREMYDRAADVPNTTTEDCENVMTGGDPFYDRFPWFRLVGRNPIFNTCMSERMSDPTPSPTLSNSEITELADSQREGRGEEEEFEELEDLDDDIFLDDPCSELGGEDDDDDDDDDDDDDEGEFCRGSSEGQDPFYDRSPLFSVVGRAFVYLSNLLYPVPLVHRVAIVSEKGEVKGFLRVAVQAISADEEAPDYGSGVRQSGTAKISFEDQQYEKFQSESCSVGLSRTGISQEELRIVEGEGQNAEMGPSADEVNNNTCAAGGDEQENPLKAGLDGVLDGALEHLRIGNVFTFRVTVLQASSISAEYADIFCQFNFIHRHDEAFSTEPLKNTGRGPPLGFYHVQNIAVEVTKSFVDYIKSQPIVFEVFGHYQKQPFLPLCKDVISPLRPCRRQFPRVMPLSKPVPATKLTAMTRPQAGPCHCKYDLMVFFEICELEANGDYIPAVVDHRGGMPCHGTFLLHQGLQRRIAVTIVHESGGDMVWKDIRELVVGRLRNTPEVDETIIDPNILSLNILSAGYVRPMLDDRQFLDSDMPSISLEVEHRTFFRFEAAWDSSMHNSLLLNRVTPFGEKIYMTLSAYLEMENCTQPAVITKDVCMVFYSRDTKLSASRSIRNLFGTGSLRAADGNRVTGVYEVSLCNLADAGSPGMQRRRRRVLDTSVAYVRGEENLAGWRPRSDSLILDHQWELEKLSLLQDVEKTKHYLLLREKLESTLLLGQESLQSCVTDELSESPHPAEVDPEASSSSEITSERQRELAAKCLRLLTHSFNREYSHVCVSASESKISEMSITTLRDSTSISALNTITPSSTCPSLVEGCYSNVELRPPTPRSCAVSPAPDTPQEAKKSVNGASENKPRSRRFVPDIQEIRVSPIVSKKGYIHFLEPHTNGWVKRYVVVRRPYVYIYNSERDTVERAILNLSSAQVEYSEDQQAMLKTPNTFAVCTKHRGILLQATNDKEMHDWLYAFNPLLAGTIRSKLSRRRAGPMRM; encoded by the exons ATGGCAGGGGCCTCAGTGAAGGTAGCAGTGCGGGTCCGCCCCTTCAATTCACGAGAGATTGGAAAAGAAAGCAAATGCATCATTCAGATGTCTGGAAACACTACCA CCATCATCAACCCCAAGCAGGCCAAAGACAACAAGAGTTTCAACTTTGATTACTCCTACTGGTCCCACACCTCG CCTGAGGATGTCAATTATGCCTCTCAGATGCGAGTGTACCAAGACATCGGAGAGGAAATGTTGCTTCATGCCTTTGAAGGCTACAACGTCTGCATCTTTGCCTATGGTCAGACAGGAGCTGGCAAGTCTTATACTATGATGGGGAAACAGGATGTTAAGGATCAAAAAGGAATCATTCCCTTG CTGTGTGAAGATCTTTTCACTAAGATTAATGataacacagacaacagcatgTCTTACTCTGTAGAG GTAAGCTATATGGAAATCTACTGTGAACGTGTGCGGGACCTGCTGAACCCCAAAAACAAAGGGAACCTGCGTGTGCGAGAGCATCCTCTTATGGGGCCTTATGTGGAGGACCTGTCCAAGCTGGCTGTTACTTCCTACAATGACATCCAGGACTTGATGGACTCTGGCAATAAGGCCAG GACTGTGGCTGCCACCAACATGAATGAGACAAGCAGTCGCTCTCATGCTGTATTCAACATCATATTCACACAGAAACGGCATGATGCAGAGACTGACAACACCTCTGAGAAG GTTAGCAAAATAAGTTTGGTGGATTTGGCTGGCAGTGAGAGGGCAGATTCTACTGGAGCCAAAGGAACCAGGCTCAAG GAAGGAGCAAATATCAACAAATCTCTAACCACTCTTGGGAAGGTCATCTCTGCTTTGGCAGAAGTG GATTCAGGCCCAAATAAG aataaaaagaagaagaaagtggaaAGCTTCATTCCCTATAGAGATTCAGTTTTGACTTGGTTACTAAGAGAAAATCTAG GTGGGAATTCTCGAACTGCAATGGTTGCTGCCCTGAGCCCAGCTGACATCAACTACGATGAGACTCTCAGCACACTCAG GTACGCTGACCGCGCCAAACAGATTCGCTGTAACGCTGTCATTAACGAGGATCCCAACAACCGATTGGTGCGtgagctgaaggaggaggtgtCTCGCCTGAAGGACCTCCTTTATGCCCAGGGTCTAGGCGACATCATTGAGA CATATCGGGCGTCTGGTGCTGATATAGAgggtttgaaat TGACCAATGCCATGACGGGGATGAGtccctctccgtctctctcagCCTTGTCCAGCCGTGCCGGATCTATTGCCAGTCTTCATGACCGCATCATGTTCAGCCCAGGCAGCGAAGAGGCCATCGAGAGGCTGAAG GAAACAGAAAAAATCATTGCTGAACTCAACGAGACCTGGGAAGAGAAACTTCGGAGAACAGAAGCCATTAGAATGGAAAG AGAGGCTTTGCTGGCAGAAATGGGTGTAGCAATGCGAGAAGATGGTGGCACAGTTGGTGTGTTTTCTCCTAAGAAG ACGCCTCATTTAGTGAACCTCAACGAGGATCCTCTGATGTCTGAGTGCCTGCTGTACTACATAAAAGATGGGATTACCAG GGTTGGTCGTTTAGATGCCAGCAGTCGACAGGATATTGTCCTCAGTGGCCACTTCATTCAAGATGAGCACTGTACCTTTACCAGCTCTGTTGGTCCAATGGGAGAAA CAGTTGTCTTAGAGCCGTGTGAAGGAGCTGAGACATATGTCAATGGAAAGAGAGTGACAGAACCTACCATTCTTAAATCAG GAAATCGTATCATCCTGGGGAAGAGCCATGTGTTCCGGTTCAACCATCCTGTGCAGGCTCGGGCTGAGAGGGAGCGGACCCCCTGTGCTGAAACCCCCTCTGAGCCAGTGGACTGGGCTTTTGCTCAAAGGGAGTTGCTGGAGAAACAGGGGATTGACATGAAACAAGAAATGGAACAGAG aCTGCAGGAGTTGGAAGACCAGTAtcgcaaagagagagaggaggccaaCAATCTTCTGGAACAGCAAAGACTG GATTATGAGAGCAAGCTGGAAGCTCTTCAGAAGCAAGTTGATCGTTATTACCCAGAAGCCccagaagaagatgaggaaCTAGAGGAGGAAg TGCAATGGACAGAAAGGGAAAGAGAGCTGGCTGTGTGGAGCTTCCGGAAGTGGAGGTGCTACCAGTTCACATCGCTCCGCGACCTGCTCTGGGGGAATGCCATCTTCTTAAAGGAGGCCAACGCCATCAGTGTTGAACTCAAAAAGAAG GTCCAGTTCCAGTTTGTCCTGCTTACAGACACTCTCTACTCCCCTCTGCCTCCTGATTTGTTGCCCCCAGAGGCGACTAAAGACAGAGAAAAGCGGCATTTCCCATGCACCATTGTAGCTGTGGAGGTACAAGATCAGAAGAATGGAGCCACTCACTACTGGACATTAGAAAAACTAAG GCAGAGGCTTGATCTCATGAGAGAGATGTATGACCGTGCTGCTGATGTGCCCAACACCACCACTGAGGACTGTGAAAACGTGATGACAGGAGGCGACCCCTTTTATGATCGCTTTCCGTGGTTCCGCCTAGTTGGCAG AAACCCCATTTTCAACACATGCATGAGCGAGCGCATGAGTGACCCTACCCCATCCCCGACCCTTTCCAACTCTGAAATTACTGAGCTGGCTGACTCACAGCGGGAGGGtcgaggggaggaggaggaatttgAGGAATTGGAGGACTTGGACGATGATATCTTTTTGGACGATCCGTGCTCGGAGCTCGGgggagaggatgatgatgatgatgatgatgatgatgatgatgatgatgagggagagtTCTGCCGAGGCTCCAGCGAAGGCCAGGATCCCTTTTACGACCGCTCACCATTATTCAGTGTAGTGGGAAG GGCCTTTGTTTATCTGAGTAACCTGCTCTACCCAGTTCCTCTTGTTCACCGCGTGGCCATCGTCAGTGAGAAGGGAGAAGTAAAAGGCTTCCTCCGAGTGGCAGTACAGGCAATATCAG CTGATGAGGAAGCTCCAGATTATGGCTCAGGAGTGAGGCAGTCAGGGACTGCCAAAATCTCATTTGAGGATCAGCAATATGAAAAG TTCCAGTCAGAGTCCTGCTCTGTAGGACTGTCCCGCACAGGGATTTCACAGGAGGAGCTTCGAATTGTggagggagagggacagaatGCAGAAATGGGGCCCTCAGCGGATGaagtcaacaacaacacatgtgcGG CTGGTGGAGATGAGCAGGAGAATCCACTGAAAGCTGGTCTCGATGGTGTTCTGGATGGAGCTCTGGAGCACCTCAGGATTGGTAATGTGTTTACCTTCAGGGTGACTGTCCTGCAGGCCTCCAGCATTTCTGCAGAGTATGCTGACATCTTCTGCCAGTTTAA TTTCATTCACCGCCACGATGAAGCCTTTTCCACTGAACCTCTAAAAAACACAGGCCGTGGCCCTCCTCTTGGCTTCTACCATGTGCAGAAT ATTGCTGTTGAAGTCACCAAATCCTTTGTTGACTACATCAAGAGTCAGCCAATTGTGTTTGAGGTGTTTGGACACTACCAGAAGCAGCCTTTTCTTCCCCTCTGTAAAGATGTCATCAG TCCACTACGCCCCTGCAGAAGACAGTTTCCACGAGTGATGCCTTTGTCAAAACCAG TACCTGCCACCAAGCTGACGGCCATGACTCGTCCACAGGCTGGACCCTGCCACTGTAAATATGATCTCATGGTATTCTTCGAGATCTGTGAGCTGGAGGCCAATGGAGA CTACATCCCTGCAGTGGTGGACCACAGAGGAGGAATGCCTTGCCATGGCACATTTCTTCTGCACCAG GGTCTTCAGAGAAGGATCGCTGTTACTATTGTACATGAATCAGGAGGGGACATGGTATGGAAAGATATCCGTGAGCTTGTTGTGG GACGTCTGCGTAACACCCCAGAAGTTGATGAAACCATCATTGACCCTAATATCCTCTCTCTAAACATCTTATCTGCTGGGTATGTCAGGCCCATGCTTGATGACAG ACAGTTTCTTGATTCGGACATGCCTAG CATTTCCTTGGAAGTTGAACATAG GACCTTCTTTCGCTTCGAGGCTGCGTGGGATAGCTCCATGCACAACTCCCTGCTACTAAATCGAGTCACTCCATTTGGAGAGAAGATCTACATGACCCTCTCAGCCTACTTGGAG ATGGAGAACTGCACACAGCCTGCAGTCATAACCAAAGATGTTTGCATGGTCTTCTACTCTCGAGACACAAAACTCTCAGCTTCGCGGTCCATCCGCAACCTTTTTGGTACTGGGAGCCTGAGGGCAGCAGATGG AAATCGTGTAACTGGAGTTTATGAGGTCAGCCTATGTAACCTGGCAGATGCAGGAAGCCCAG GAATGCAAAGGAGACGCAGGCGGGTGCTGGACACCTCTGTGGCCTACGTCCGAGGGGAAGAGAACCTAGCTGGGTGGAGGCCTCGTAGTGACAGCCTCATTCTGGACCATCAGTGGGAGCTGGAGAAACTCAGCCTCCTCCAAGAC GTCGAGAAAACCAAACATTATCTTCTTCTGAGGGAGAAACTTGAATCCACCCTGCTCCTGGGCCAGGAGTCCCTTCAGTCCTGTGTCACTGATGAGCTGAGTGAGTCTCCTCACCCCGCTGAGGTGGACCCAGAGGCTAGCTCCAGCTCTGAAATCACCAGTGAGAGGCAAAGAGAACTTGCAGCCAAG TGTTTGCGGCTGCTCACTCACTCCTTTAACAGAGAATACAGCCATGTCTGTGTCAGCGCCAGTGAAAGCAAG ATCTCTGAGATGTCCATCACAACTCTAAGAGACTCCACTTCAATCTCAGCTCTTAACACAATCACACCCTCCTCAACATGCCCTTCACTTGTTGAGGGTTGCTATAGCAATGTTGAACTCAG ACCACCTACTCCTCGCTCCTGTGCTGTCAGCCCCGCTCCTGACACACCACAGGAGGCAAAGAAATCCGTCAATGGAGCATCTGAAAATAAACCACGGAGCCGCAGATTTGTCCCCGATATCCAGGAGATTAGGGTCAG CCCTATTGTATCAAAGAAGGGTTACATACATTTCTTAGAACCACACACCAACGGATGGGTGAAGCGTTACGTGGTTGTCCGACGGCCGTATGTCTACATCTACAactcagagagagacacagtggAGCGGGCTATTCTCAACCTGTCCTCCGCCCAGGTGGAGTACAGTGAGGACCAGCAAGCAATGCTGAAG ACCCCAAACACATTTGCTGTGTGCACAAAACATCGTGGAATTTTGCTTCAAGCCACCAATGACAAAGAGATGCATGACTGGCTATATGCATTTAATCCTCTCCTTGCTGGAACGATCAG GTCAAAGCTGTCAAGAAGACGAGCTGGACCGATGAGGATGTGA